A window of the Emys orbicularis isolate rEmyOrb1 chromosome 1, rEmyOrb1.hap1, whole genome shotgun sequence genome harbors these coding sequences:
- the LOC135873873 gene encoding olfactory receptor 52R1-like — protein MQETPFCLRFRHLLPYSMSESNTTDFINPSTFILQGIPGLEAAHIWISIPFCTMYIIAILGNFSILFTVKIEPSLHEPMYYFLCMLAVNDLVVYTSTLPKMLAVFWFNSREIDFSACLTQMYFILIFSMMESGILVAMALDRYVAICHPLRHSTILTNPLVAKIGLAVVLCGCIVVLPFPFLVKQLPYCRTNVIPQPFCAHIAMVNLACTDTHVSSYYGLFVQYCVMGLDGIFIGVSYTQILRAIFILPTKDAWLKTLGTCSSHLFLISAFYIPSIFISLMYRFAQNMPLHFQVLIVNVYFLMAPMLNPIIYGVRTKQIRDRLLRLFTHKGT, from the coding sequence ATGCAGGAGACACCGTTCTGCCTCAGATTTCGACAtcttctcccctactccatgtcagagTCCAACACAACTGACTTCatcaacccctccaccttcatcctgcagggcattcctggcctggaggcggCCCACATCTGGATCTCCATtcccttctgcaccatgtacatcatagccatcttggggaactttTCCATCCTGTTCACTGTGAAGATAGAaccaagcctccatgagcccatgtactatttcctctgcatgctggctgtCAATGACCTGGTCGTGTATACATCCACCCTGCCCAAAATGCTGGCagtcttctggttcaattccagggagatagaTTTCAGTGcttgcctcacccagatgtacttcattcTCATCTTCTCTATGATGGAGTCTGGAATCCTCGTAGCCATGGCTTTggatcgctacgtggccatctgccatcccctgagacattccaccatcctgacaaacccCCTGGTGGCCAAGATTGGCCTGGCTGTGGTGCTGTGTGGTTGCATAGTTGTATTGCCCTTTCCCTTCCTAGTGAAGCAATTGCCCTATTGCAGAACCAACGTCATCCCCCAGCCGTTCTGCGCACACATAGCTATGGTGAACCTGGCCTGCACCGACACCCATGTTAGTAGTTACTACGGCCTCTTTGTGCAATACTGTGTGATGGGTCTGGATGGGATTTTTATCGGGGTGTCCTACACCCAGATCCTCAGAGCCATCTTTATCCTCCCCACAAAAGACGCGTGGCTCAAGACTTTggggacctgcagctcccaccttttTCTCATTTCAGCCTTTTACATTCCAAGTATCTTCATCTCCCTCATGTACAGATTTGCCCAAAATATGCCCCTGCATTTCCAAGTTCTCATTGTCAATGTGTACTTCTTGATGGCccccatgctaaaccccatcatctacggggtgaggaccaaacagatccgggacAGGCTGCTCAGGCTCTTTACTCATAAAGGGACCTAA